From the genome of Aspergillus chevalieri M1 DNA, chromosome 8, nearly complete sequence, one region includes:
- a CDS encoding putative C6 transcription factor (COG:S;~EggNog:ENOG410QE3U;~InterPro:IPR036864,IPR001138;~PFAM:PF00172;~go_function: GO:0000981 - DNA-binding transcription factor activity, RNA polymerase II-specific [Evidence IEA];~go_function: GO:0008270 - zinc ion binding [Evidence IEA];~go_process: GO:0006355 - regulation of transcription, DNA-templated [Evidence IEA]), which produces METRQPSRGQHTADRVYQRTYKACISCRQRKAKCELGTGEDGTPIGPPCARCRREQKECLFSEKRAWERGNKRYAEDGVDTLSSSTRRRRLNDVGERHHSRDVSEYGPSPGNNDTTFAENTGNINESGQNRQQPTSSLGNSMMRTVVASGNDALNILFEAAAAHSRGNGTAAGAQPGNALSSENRTTRSEDSLGGYSGADLEGSTSMVHPVKISRVSKEVLDVWESCRFVKMGWFTSREAVTFIDLFFKNMSPLSPILTDFYGNHKNHYCLLTRDPVLCCTILMVSARYHVLPGAGGESRNFFIHHRLWQHCQQLITRLIFGQDKSTSSKIRGIGTIEALLLMSEWHPRSLHFPPEVDGWDCDLMTGTTESRANADEEDMLSANRWLEDMIEPARRSDQMSWMLLGSALSLAHELGIFEVGDKEPNSPLEPEGHVPGDQMKFRRQRVQRLLYVYINQLAWRIGCISLMPQSLNHAIISGQATRDLSRSGDGWFTFMDSWMDLTKLAKSVTDTFFPSVSFARQQLHSGRYIDLLDHFRPLLTQWKEKYLRPQLLDKPFFNILFIEYHFVRVYTHSVGMQAVVERVLADGEPNLEEVRPLNIDSIDYEYIQEVIDGCCQILQKVTQLAEIGALRFSPVRIFLRITSSSIFLMKALSLGARQAKLRESLDILERTIQALKSNALDDIHLSSRYATLLDLHVSRLRRNLLVSSKGKNSRGTTTTSSTCPPSRPDNGTANGNTTMVNSTPISRSMSDISFIPSLNDMAADDWLSLPFDPSMAPFGISSGGQIPALEGGALDFIWNLPS; this is translated from the exons ATGGAAACCAGACAGCCATCCCGTGGACAACACACCGCGGACCGGGTGTACCAGCGCACCTACAAAGCTTGTATCTCCTGTCGGCAACGCAAGGCTAAATGCGAGTTGGGAACGGGAGAAGATGGTACTCCGATCGGGCCTCCGTGTGCGAGGTGTCGGAGGGAGCAGAAGGAGTGTTTGTTTAGTGAGAAGAGGGCGTGGGAGAGGGGAAATAAGAGAT ATGCGGAAGATGGTGTTGATACGCTTTCATCAAGTACACGAAGAAGGCGATTAAATGATGTTGGTGAGAGACATCATTCGCGTGATGTGTCAGAGTATGGACCTAGTCCGGGGAACAATGACACCACATTTGCAGAGAATACCGGGAATATCAACGAGAGCGGCCAAAATAGACAACAACCAACCTCCAGTCTCGGTAATTCGATGATGCGCACTGTCGTTGCTAGCGGGAATGATGCTTTGAATATCCTTTTCGAAGCTGCTGCGGCCCACAGTCGTGGAAATGGCACGGCTGCAGGTGCTCAACCGGGAAACGCTCTGTCTTCCGAGAACAGAACTACTAGAAGCGAAGATTCATTAGGTGGCTACTCAGGCGCCGATTTAGAGGGTTCAACGAGCATGGTGCACCCTGTGAAAATCTCTCGGGTGTCGAAAGAGGTCCTCGATGTGTGGGAGTCATGCCGTTTTGTTAAGATGGGATGGTTTACTTCCAGGGAAGCGGTGACATTTATTGACCT GTTCTTCAAGAATATGTCTCCATTATCCCCGATCCTTACAGACTTCTACGGAAACCACAAAAACCATTACTGCCTACTCACACGCGATCCAGTCCTCTGTTGCACAATCCTGATGGTATCAGCTCGCTATCACGTATTACCAGGAGCTGGCGGCGAATCAAGAaacttcttcatccaccaccgaCTCTGGCAGCATTGCCAGCAACTAATCACACGCCTCATATTTGGTCAGGACAAATCTACTTCGTCAAAGATTCGCGGCATTGGAACTATTGAAGCACTTCTATTGATGTCCGAATGGCATCCTCGTTCACTGCATTTTCCTCCGGAAGTTGACGGTTGGGATTGTGACCTAATGACAGGGACTACCGAGTCTCGCGCAAACGCGGACGAGGAAGATATGCTGTCTGCTAACCGGTGGCTAGAAGATATGATCGAGCCTGCTAGAAGATCGGATCAAATGTCCTGGATGTTACTTGGATCAGCCTTGTCGCTTGCACATGAACTTGGTATTTTCGAGGTCGGGGATAAGGAACCGAATTCTCCATTAGAACCGGAAGGGCACGTGCCGGGTGACCAAATGAAATTCCGCAGGCAGCGCGTACAGCGCCTACTATACGTGTATATCAACCAGTTGGCATGGAGGATAGGGTGTATATCGCTTATGCCGCAGAGCTTGAATCACGCGATTATAAGCGGGCAAGCGACAAGAGATCTCAGCCGCtctggagatggatggtTCACGTTCATGGACTCATGGATGGATTTGACCAAGTTGGCGAAATCGGTGACTGAtactttctttccttctgttTCGTTTGCGAGGCAGCAGTTGCATAGTGGTCGGTATATTGATTTACTGGATCATTTTCGACCGTTGCTCACTCAGtggaaagagaaatatcTTCGGCCTCAAT TATTGGATAAGCCATTTTTCAATATCCTCTTTATAGAATACCACTTCGTCCGCGTCTATACTCACTCAGTCGGAATGCAAGCCGTTGTAGAACGTGTCCTCGCAGATGGCGAACCCAATTTGGAAGAAGTGCGCCCTCTGAACATTGACTCCATCGATTATGAATATATCCAAGAAGTCATCGATGGCTGCTGCCAAATCCTTCAAAAGGTCACCCAGCTCGCAGAAATTGGTGCATTGCGATTCTCACCAGTCCGGATTTTCTTGCGCATCACAAGCTCGTCCATATTCCTAATGAAGGCCCTAAGTTTGGGCGCGCGCCAAGCAAAACTGCGGGAGTCACTCGACATCCTCGAGAGGACCATCCAGGCGCTAAAATCCAATGCTCTGGATGATATCCATCTGAGTAGCCGTTACGCTACACTACTGGACTTGCACGTCTCGCGTCTACGACGCAACCTATTAGTATCTTCAAAGGGCAAGAACAGCCGTGGAACTACCACAACATCTTCTACATGCCCACCTTCACGGCCTGATAATGGGACTGCTAATGGCAATACGACAATGGTGAACAGTACACCAATATCACGTAGCATGTCGGATATCAGCTTCATTCCATCGCTGAATGATATGGCTGCGGACGATTGGCTTTCGTTGCCGTTCGACCCGTCGATGGCTCCATTTGGCATTAGTAGTGGTGGACAGATACCGGCGCTTGAAGGAGGGGCTCTGGATTTTATATGGAACTTACCATCATGA
- a CDS encoding uncharacterized protein (COG:S;~EggNog:ENOG410PZ99;~InterPro:IPR031352;~PFAM:PF17107) gives MSAPDISRQIVGLIRVTEGIVEAYDSIKDLYSLPEAFQEVNKQLPLVSQTLRDAKGPAKKLKPADDAKALETVLYSCGEKAGKLLETFQKIGKKSKDQYDSSVYREIIIKQGQQRVETLMAGILEDLRAMVLHKIFLGQMQRQIEPLAKAREELAGISPSLADSDLTEQPRAASQYGDNNRQYNLFGEGTQKVADGHYFEAKGNQNFGMIPGKESVETMVA, from the coding sequence ATGTCAGCTCCCGATATCTCTCGCCAGATTGTTGGCCTCATCAGGGTTACCGAAGGAATAGTGGAGGCGTATGACTCTATTAAAGACCTCTATAGTCTACCCGAGGCCTTCCAGGAAGTCAATAAACAGCTTCCACTGGTTAGTCAAACCTTGCGAGATGCCAAGGGCCCGGCAAAGAAACTGAAACCTGCCGATGACGCCAAGGCACTGGAAACTGTCTTGTATAGCTGTGGCGAGAAAGCCGGCAAGCTGCTGGAGACCTTCCAGAAAATTGGCAAAAAGTCAAAGGACCAATATGACTCTTCCGTGTACCGAGAAATCATTATCAAGCAGGGCCAGCAGCGCGTGGAGACATTGATGGCCGGTATTCTGGAGGATCTAAGAGCCATGGTCCTGCACAAGATATTTCTGGGACAGATGCAGAGGCAAATCGAACCGTTGGCGAAGGCTCGTGAGGAGCTGGCGGGAATTTCTCCATCACTAGCCGATTCCGATCTGACAGAGCAGCCCAGGGCTGCTAGCCAGTACGGCGATAACAATCGCCAGTACAACCTGTTCGGTGAGGGCACACAGAAAGTCGCAGATGGCCACTATTTTGAGGCGAAGGGAAACCAGAACTTCGGTATGATCCCGGGTAAAGAGTCTGTAGAGACCATGGTGGCATAG
- a CDS encoding esterase/lipase family protein (COG:S;~EggNog:ENOG410Q18Z;~InterPro:IPR000073,IPR029058;~PFAM:PF12697), with the protein MRVRLKRLLRRRRSPNTDQNNTPEQQPKKTFPTGIKQLCSPDDGTIDIVFVHGLTGDREATWTARGATEPWPQTLLPLILPMARILTFGYDAYVADWRGVVSQNSIDSHAWNLLTSLSSYREKDGTNERPVIFVCHSLGGLVCEDALFKSRQRPERHLHNILHFTRGVIFLGTPHHGAGLARWAEVITRSIGLLKQTNPKIIDVLKRDSEVLARIQDGFYTMIKAHSTAEAPPIEVTCFYEELPVLGVGLIVPQDSAILPGYIPIGIHGNHMDMTKFVNIEDPGFVAICGELRRWVKDSDINKRRHANRSPADKPDAASQHGDNARQYNLFGEGMQKIADGHYFEAKGDQNFGMIPPKV; encoded by the exons ATGCGTGTCAGACTCAAGCGGCTCCTACGGCGACGACGATCTCCGAATACAGATCAGAATAATACACCGGAACAGCAGCCGAAGAAGACCTTTCCTACCGGCATCAAACAGTTGTGTAGCCCAGATGATGGAACAATCGA CATTGTCTTCGTTCATGGCCTGACTGGTGATCGCGAGGCGACATGGACTGCCCGAGGCGCGACGGAACCCTGGCCCCAAACCCTCCTGCCACTCATTCTTCCGATGGCGCGTATTCTTACATTTGGTTACGATGCCTATGTTGCCGACTGGCGAGGTGTAGTGTCGCAGAATTCTATCGATAGCCACGCGTGGAATCTGCTGACATCTCTTTCATCGTACCGAGAAAAAGACGGCACA AATGAACGGCCCGTAATTTTTGTCTGTCATAGCTTGGGTGGACTGGTTTGCGAGGAT GCCTTGTTCAAGTCGAGGCAACGGCCGGAGCGACATCTCCACAATATCCTCCATTTCACCCGCGGTGTTATATTTCTTGGGACCCCGCACCATGGAGCTGGCCTTGCCAGGTGGGCTGAAGTCATAACTCGATCCATCGGCCTCCTCAAGCAAACGAATCCTAAAATCATTGATGTTCTCAAGCGCGATTCCGAGGTGCTTGCGCGGATTCAAGACGGTTTTTACACGATGATCAAGGCACACAGCACAGCAGAAGCACCGCCGATCGAGGTCACTTGCTTTTACGAGGAACTACCCGTGCTGGGAGTTGGTTTA ATCGTGCCACAAGACTCAGCCATCTTGCCCGGTTACATCCCTATCGGTATACATGGTAATCATATGGATATGACTAAATTTGTCAACATTGAAGACCCTGGTTTCGTGGCTATCTGCGGGGAGCTGCGTCGGTGGGTCAAAGATTCTGATATAAACAAGAGACGTCACGCGAATCGATCACCAGCCGACAAACCTGATGCTGCCAGCCAACATGGCGATAATGCTCGGCAGTATAACCTTTTCGGTGAGGGAATGCAGAAAATCGCGGATGGGCATTATTTTGAGGCGAAAGGGGATCAGAATTTCGGTATGATTCCACCTAAGGTTTAG
- a CDS encoding uncharacterized protein (COG:S;~EggNog:ENOG410PVK4;~InterPro:IPR020864;~PFAM:PF01823) gives MVSTNNPKVTEGTTPDERDTNNPPGDESVSENAQPVVPVGPQLSVRVFKTFPGAEKASPEAVCKVGSAATFENESLGYLRKYLNNQKILKSIDSALPFCTADGARVEETTTISEYARLVHKKSDTGTVKRKDGGSASTEAQEPVDGSDESDKLTTCDVYLIARKKTEVQLSDPVKNLLDSALDMNFSQSGDLPKAVLKQLKSSYDHKLWAAEVDKGPRTYPAEMSEEDWAIVMQNNDLLHGLRVIPARAPDNKLTLNGIDRSFLPAFTLKPRPVEFYKKAPGVEVDTTVGFAIPRFRIQDDSYVRMTEAKTDVESSFARSSFSQHDFQVAAGGNVFGYDVGAKFGFSAKEQDGYAQARQENVEMMHISYNFPRVVIRLDENSLELDPVCRSRLDKVTDFNSMSEFFADYGQFFATQVQLGGRLHAAEDIKSTSSSVKEEKANAFKAAVSASFSGPSARGSTSYSHESKSASDGTEQKISYNKSMSWEAQGGDTLLCNSPPDWCPTVHSFYNWRTIKQENVVFLPDLIGKLPGFKHIPDTFKKIAKNQKPDTATSKVPYFVEFSLELEGSEGKEFSLDEKCPGTDGDNIVAKDEYAMALTPTFLLPAVYKHWLKVKLEMGGKAIHVLPLGNINHIGGLIPYSSLPTSFGGDPSKVRRVTSRNATQAAKVFKIRTENVKGNKLAIRGQKYQIDNPGESMSLSATSNLMDYVPQSYLFAATSPQTPVKFAFWDTELADDEQEGSIPDGHVVSLVAWIPNSDKRGFVCLRDSGGDFEILPGSPDLNKVARFKIKYGKAYEAPPSAEVRRREAAVHDLEDQLFGERNPATEAPPSAEEVRRREAAVHDLEDAFS, from the exons ATGGTATCCACCAACAACCCCAAAGTTACTGAAGGCACCACACCGGATGAAAGGGACACGAACAATCCCCCTGGAGATGAGAGCGTCTCGGAAAATGCGCAGCCAGTTGTGCCTGTAGGCCCACAGCTGTCAGTCAGGGTTTTCAAGACCTTCCCCGGCGCAGAAAAAGCATCCCCTGAGGCGGTTTGTAAAGTTGGAAGTGCTGCCACCTTTGAGAATGAAAGCCTCGGATATTTGCGAAAATATTTGAACAACCAAAAGATCTTAAAATCAATTGA CTCAGCGCTTCCATTTTGCACCGCGGATGGAGCGAGGGTAGAGGAGACAACGACGATCTCTGAGTATGCGAGACTGGTTCACAAGAAGAGTGACACTGGAACTGTTAAGCGCAAAGATGGTGGTAGCGCCTCCACAGAAGCCCAAGAACCTGTG GATGGATCAGATGAGAGTGATAAACTGACAACCTGTGATGTGTACCTGATCGCCCGGAAGAAGACAGAGGTACAACTCAGTGATCCAGTTAAGAACTTGCTTGACTCTGCGCTGGACATGAACTTCTCT CAAAGCGGGGATCTACCAAAAGCAGTGCTGAAGCAGCTCAAAAGCTCATATGATCATAAGTTGTGGGCAGCAGAAGTCGACAAAGGCCCAAGAAC TTATCCAGCCGAAATGTCTGAAGAGGACTGGGCTATAGTTATGCAAAACAATGACCTGTTGCATGGCCTCCGAGTTATTCCTGCGCGTGCGCCAGACAACAAGCTTACTTTGAATGGAATAGATCGATCCTTCCTTCCTG CGTTCACCCTGAAGCCAAGGCCTGTTGAGTTTTACAAGAAGGCTCCCGGTGTAGAGGTAGATACA ACTGTTGGATTTGCCATTCCCCGGTTCCGCATCCAGGATGATTCATATGTAAGGATGACAGAAGCCAAGACTGATGTTGAATCATCGTTCGCTCGGAGCTCATTCAGCCAACACGACTTCCAAGTAGCTGC AGGGGGGAATGTCTTTGGATATGATGTTGGCGCCAAGTTTGGTTTTAGCGCGAAAGAGCAAGACGGGTATGCTCAGGCTCGCCAGGAAAATGTGGAAATGATGCACATTTCATACAAT TTCCCCCGTGTTGTAATAAGATTGGATGAAAATTCATTGGAATTGGACCCAGTCTGTCGTAGTCGCCTTGATAAGGTGACAGACTTCAATTCCATGTCGGAATTTTTTGCTGATTACG GTCAATTCTTTGCAACGCAAGTCCAGCTGGGGGGTCGATTACACGCCGCTGAAGACATAAAATCTACTTCAAGTTCCGTTAAGGAGGAAAAGGCTAATGCATTTAAGGCTGCTGTTAGTGCTTCCTTCTCTGGCCCATCAGCCCGGGGAAGTACAAGCTACAGCCATGAAAGCAAGTCGGCAAGTGATGGCACAGAACAGAAGATATCATACAATAAGTCAATGTCCTGGGAGGCACAAGGTGGCGATACACTGCTTTGCAACAG CCCTCCGGATTGGTGCCCAACAGTTCATTCATTCTATAACTGGCGCACTATTAAG CAAGAAAATGTTGTCTTCCTCCCAGATCTCATTGGCAAGCTTCCTGGGTTCAAACACATCCCAGACACATTTAAGAAGATCGCCAAAAATCAGAAACCAGATACTGCAACTTCGAAAGTACCATATTTTGTGGAGTTCTCGCTCGAGCTGGAAGGCTCTGAGGGCAAGGAATTTTCATTGGATGAGAAATGTCCAGGTACTGATGGCG ACAACATTGTGGCGAAAGATGAGTACGCAATGGCTTTAACTCCAACATTCCTCTTGCCAGCTGTATATAAACATTGGCTGAAAGTGAAGCTTGAGATGGGAGGAAAGGCGATACATGTATTGCCGTTGGGAAACATAAATCACATAGGTGGCTTGATTCCGTATAGTAGTTTGCCCACTAGTTTCGGGGGAGACCCAAGCAAAGTGCGCAGAGTTACCTCACGGAATGCAACTCAAGCTGCCAAGGTATTCAAGATCCGAACTGAAAACGTTAAAGGCAACAAACTT GCAATACGCGGTCAGAAATATCAGATCGATAACCCAGGCGAGTCAATGTCCCTGTCAGCTACGTCCAACTTGATGGATTATGTCCCCCAGTCCTATCTCTTCGCTGCCACCAGTCCTCAAACTCCGGTCAAGTTTGCTTTCTGGGACACTGAACTTGCCGATGATGAGCAAGAAGGAAGTATCCCAGATGGGCATGTAGTGAGCTTAGTTGCTTGGATTCCAAACAGCGACAAACGGGGATTCGTATGTCTTCGCGACAGTGGTGGGGACTTTGAAATCCTTCCAGGTTCACCAGACCTGAATAAAGTCGCCAGATTCAAGATCAAGTACGGAAAAGCATATGAGGCGCCGCCTTCCGCGGAGGTGCGTCGCCGTGAAGCGGCAGTGCATGATTTAGAGGACCAGTTGTTTGGCGAACGCAATCCAGCTACTGAGGCGCCGCCTTCCGCGGAAGAGGTGCGTCGCCGTGAAGCGGCAGTGCATGATTTAGAGGACGCGTTCTCATAA